GAATGTGAAAAGGTGTGGGCTACGTTCACGCGACGATGATTTACGGGCATATTAGGTCGATAAGATATCTTCCGGTTCGTTGACCCGGAGGAAACTCTATTTTTAAGACGGAGACACCTCGTTCTATCTTCCTAACTCCCAACCCTTTCTTCCGCATCGCCCATGGATCTTGTCACGGATTCCGGTTTTTGAGGAACGTCCGATAAAACAGCCGGAGGAAACAACCAGCGACCGTGAATATATTCTCCGTTCGCAAACGAGCGACGGGCTTATCCATAAAACGGAAACGATGCCACCGCGTCGAGGGCGAGTCCCGATAAGACgggtttttatttttatagctGCGGTTCGTCGGGGGAAATTCGAACAATTCCATCGATCGACGAATATCTCTCGTGGAGTCAttacgcgaaagaaagaaattggacTTCTTGAACCGAAGGGAAACATCTTTTTTAAATGTCGTCGAATGAGATTCCACCGACAAACTACCCACGATGAATCGTATTCCGCTCATCTCCTAGTGGCAGAGTCACGCCAATTCCGGAATAGAGGGCGCGCAGGTGTATCAAAGCCAGCGACGACGCGAAGCAAATCGCAAACCCGATgggaataaatatttcatagcgTCGAAGACGTACCATCCTCCGATCGAAAGGATGAATTATTCCGTCTAAGAACGGAACTGCTGTTGGCTGCGTTCGGTTTGCACGGCCACGAGCCCAGGGATGTTTAATGTGAAACGAGCACCGCAAAGAGTCTCGTTGAACGCATGGCAGATTCCTCCCCTAGTTCCACTGCCATCAAACTTTCCTCCCTAAACGAAGTCTCAAGGATGCGCCCTTACCGGAGAAACCACGGCCGAAAAAAGCGGCATGAAGGAAAATGAATATTTCCATGACGACATACTGATACACGATCGATCAAAATAACGAGCGGTTTCATGAAATGGAAAtgatcttccttttcttctcggGGTGGACGTGATGTGACCATCGTAGCAGAAAAATATGGCAAGCACACGATAAatacattgaaaataaaaacAACTCGTTAATTGACGAAGTTTCGTGGAAGTCAAAGACATAATAATTGTTACTAAGACAAGCAATATGTTAATATAAATGACAAGcagatattttgaaaatttcgaaAACAAATAAAGAAACAATTTGGGTAACATTGGATTAATTAACAACGAACTGAATTTTAGAAACGtttccttataaaagaaaaaaaaagaagaaaataggaAATGTGACTTATCATGTTTTAACCCCGCGATCTTTATACGGGAATTGAACAAAAGTCGAGGGTCGTTGAACAAGGATGGCAACAGAGCAACGGAATAGGAAGAGAGATAGAGGAGAAAGCAAGCGGTATACCAGGCAGACAACATAATGCAGATAACGAGCAAGAAGTTTCGCGTGCCTGCTCTGACAGTGACGTCTCTGCTAACGATGGCACCGACGCTGTTGACGGCGGAACACTTATAAATAGCCCAGTGGACGTCCTGTCGGAAGACCTCGGCCTCGAAGCCAGGAAAGTGGATCGTCCCGTTGCCAAGGACGTGTCTGATTCCAGGGATACTCGTTATACTGCCACCGTCTGCTGCCAGCCAGTCGACGGTAGGTGCCGGATTTCCTCTCACTATGCAGTCCACTCTGCCGCCGTTCACGTTCGTGAATTCCACCCGCGATGGCGGTTCCGACACGAAGCTCGGTCCCTGCATCTCGTACGAGGCGTCGCAACCTGCAACAAACGGGACAGGTATCGTCATAATGAGCCGCGGATTCTCTTTGCCTACCCTCCCTTACCCAACCCATCTCCCCTCCTTTCTCTCTACTCCCTGGTTACACCTCCTCCTAGTATACCTTTCATAGGGACTTTTGCGTGGCTTTTTGTTGCCAGACCGACACTTTCCGTTCATATGCGAGTTCCTCGCATTCTACCGTTTTTGAGAGGATTAGCATAATATTCTATGTGAATTGTAATTAAGTCTACGGACATTTTAGTCGTG
The Bombus vancouverensis nearcticus chromosome 6, iyBomVanc1_principal, whole genome shotgun sequence DNA segment above includes these coding regions:
- the LOC143302800 gene encoding uncharacterized protein LOC143302800; amino-acid sequence: MTGTREEENRRCIRMGRYLFVDSVRHVASIVLFVWIVVVVLMNGCDASYEMQGPSFVSEPPSRVEFTNVNGGRVDCIVRGNPAPTVDWLAADGGSITSIPGIRHVLGNGTIHFPGFEAEVFRQDVHWAIYKCSAVNSVGAIVSRDVTVRAGTRNFLLVICIMLSAWYTACFLLYLSSYSVALLPSLFNDPRLLFNSRIKIAGLKHDKSHFLFSSFFFFYKETFLKFSSLLINPMLPKLFLYLFSKFSKYLLVIYINILLVLVTIIMSLTSTKLRQLTSCFYFQCIYRVLAIFFCYDGHITSTPRRKGRSFPFHETARYFDRSCISMSSWKYSFSFMPLFSAVVSPVRAHP